In Zea mays cultivar B73 chromosome 7, Zm-B73-REFERENCE-NAM-5.0, whole genome shotgun sequence, the following proteins share a genomic window:
- the LOC100192798 gene encoding nudix hydrolase 23, whose product MLLPLLRSHPLLHHAARLSSPRTRLLLRRDAIPLARSPPIRMAASSGSGASSPASAPPAAVVHKSKIKFCPACGSPTKLAIPDGDEKMRAVCSSCGRVHYENPKMVVGCLVEHDNKVLLCRRKIEPAYGLWTLPAGYLEVGESTAEGASRETLEEACADVEIVSPFAQLDIPLIGQSYIIFRARLKTPNFSPGPESLECALFALDDIPFDSLAFSSIIVTLRMYTEDVRSGSIKFHYCTINKRLGASPSDLRSFDIDNHIAV is encoded by the exons ATGCTCCTCCCCCTCCTCAGATCCCACCCGCTCCTCCACCACGCCGCGCGCCTGTCCTCCCCACGCACCCGCCTGCTCCTCCGCCGCGACGCAATCCCGCTCGCACGCTCCCCGCCTATCCGCATGGCGGCCTCGTCCGGCTCCGGCGCCAGCTCCCCTGCCTCGGCGCCGCCAGCTGCCGTG GTGCACAAGTCAAAGATCAAATTTTGCCCTGCTTGTGGAAGTCCAACGAAACTGGCCATACCTGATGGCGATGAGAAGATGAGggctgtttgttcttcttgtggaAGAGTTCACTATGAAAACCCCAAAATG GTTGTTGGTTGCCTTGTTGAGCATGATAATAAGGTTCTCCTTTGCAGAAGAAAGATTGAACCAGCTTATGGTCTTTG GACACTTCCTGCTGGTTATTTAGAGGTGGGGGAGTCTACTGCTGAAGGAGCCTCTAGAGAAACATTAGAAGAAGCATGTGCAGATGTAGAGATAGTCTCGCCTTTTGCTCAGTTGGATATTCCACTGATTGGCCAA AGTTACATTATTTTCCGAGCAAGATTGAAGACCCCCAACTTTTCACCTGGGCCAGAGTCGCTGGAATGTGCACTTTTTGCTCTGGATGATATACCATTCGATTCTCTAGCATTTTCTTCAATCATTGTCACCTTAAGGATG TATACTGAAGATGTGAGGTCTGGAAGCATCAAATTTCACTATTGCACGATAAACAAAAG GTTAGGAGCCAGCCCTTCAGATCTTCGGAGTTTCGATATTGATAACCATATAGCCGTGTGA
- the LOC100192798 gene encoding nudix hydrolase 23 isoform X1 produces MQPKTAAVLSSKIVHKSKIKFCPACGSPTKLAIPDGDEKMRAVCSSCGRVHYENPKMVVGCLVEHDNKVLLCRRKIEPAYGLWTLPAGYLEVGESTAEGASRETLEEACADVEIVSPFAQLDIPLIGQSYIIFRARLKTPNFSPGPESLECALFALDDIPFDSLAFSSIIVTLRMYTEDVRSGSIKFHYCTINKRLGASPSDLRSFDIDNHIAV; encoded by the exons ATGCAGCCAAAAACGGCTGCTGTGCTCTCTAGTAAAATC GTGCACAAGTCAAAGATCAAATTTTGCCCTGCTTGTGGAAGTCCAACGAAACTGGCCATACCTGATGGCGATGAGAAGATGAGggctgtttgttcttcttgtggaAGAGTTCACTATGAAAACCCCAAAATG GTTGTTGGTTGCCTTGTTGAGCATGATAATAAGGTTCTCCTTTGCAGAAGAAAGATTGAACCAGCTTATGGTCTTTG GACACTTCCTGCTGGTTATTTAGAGGTGGGGGAGTCTACTGCTGAAGGAGCCTCTAGAGAAACATTAGAAGAAGCATGTGCAGATGTAGAGATAGTCTCGCCTTTTGCTCAGTTGGATATTCCACTGATTGGCCAA AGTTACATTATTTTCCGAGCAAGATTGAAGACCCCCAACTTTTCACCTGGGCCAGAGTCGCTGGAATGTGCACTTTTTGCTCTGGATGATATACCATTCGATTCTCTAGCATTTTCTTCAATCATTGTCACCTTAAGGATG TATACTGAAGATGTGAGGTCTGGAAGCATCAAATTTCACTATTGCACGATAAACAAAAG GTTAGGAGCCAGCCCTTCAGATCTTCGGAGTTTCGATATTGATAACCATATAGCCGTGTGA